One genomic window of Metopolophium dirhodum isolate CAU chromosome 4, ASM1992520v1, whole genome shotgun sequence includes the following:
- the LOC132943129 gene encoding LOW QUALITY PROTEIN: uncharacterized protein LOC132943129 (The sequence of the model RefSeq protein was modified relative to this genomic sequence to represent the inferred CDS: deleted 1 base in 1 codon) gives METVREGASKRSLDEDNDDDKKKLKIGPDLNQFLPTIENMKDEKDEKDEKKWNLLPSIVYELLALFKNSEKVHSDVDKQDKIDNDIKEDFKVLSNQNCQEKIVDNAFKHENMKEVDRCDKIIIENSNLQVSSTINVSIQDLNELDFSEKYITEDVPKKVPLITKASPVKLFAESADVNKTKQTEDESNGKTSVVKKQVTYIHNVCHLSVSTKNVHCTDSSTNYTSKVVVSTENVSNAATSANSIYNTSMLTSHISIPNTHIFISTNSISNTAMLSSTNNNTLIVSDNSTHKDVISRTENIFRVQMLEFLNKNCLDGISGVPLTKPYPCNCKCCMVVNSLPIEQSAVYNLFFTSNNNLSHPNLHCDMNSSNVQVTDCSISAKNYSNVNRSNTLINTECPKNIWINELTSLIIKNENTSERYTVTDTNASKKLNPMQNVLNKVHKATKHIKSHFSFCDKCKKSKYSQTYGCKCYSKSYKHKYDKYYLLR, from the exons ATGGAAACCGTTCGCGAAGGAGCCTCTAAACGGTCGTTGGATGAAGACAATGATGATGACaagaaaaaactgaaaattggACCGGACCTTAATCAGTTTTTGCCGACGATAGAAAACATGAAGGACGAGAAGGACGAGAAGGACGAGAAAAAGTGGAATTTGCTGCCTTCAATTGTGTACGAGTTGCTCGCGCTTTTCAAGAATTCTGAAAAAGTGCACTCGGACGTAGACAAACAA GATAAGattgataatgatattaaagaagattttaaagttttatcaaATCAAAATTGTCAAGAAAAAATTGTAGATAATGCCTTTaaacatgaaaatatgaaaGAGGTTGATAGatgtgataaaattattattgaaaattccaATTTACAAGTTTCTAGTACTATAAATGTTTCAATCCAAGATTTGAATGAATTAGACTTctcagaaaaa tatataacagaaGATGTTCCAAAAAAAGTACCATTGATTACAAAAGCTTCACCAGTCAAACTGTTTGCTGAGAGTGCTGATGTCAACAAG aCTAAACAAACAGAAGATGAATCAAATGGAAAAACTAGCGTTGTCAAGAAGCAGGTGACATATATACACAATGTTTGTCATTTATCTGTGTCCACGAAAAATGTTCACTGTACAgattcatctacaaattataCTTCTAAGGTGGTTGTGTCTACAGAAAATGTTTCTAATGCAGCTACATCTgcaaatagtatttataatacttcCATGCTTACGTCTCACATTAGTATTCCTAATACTCATATATTTATCTCTACAAATAGTATTTCTAATACAGCTATGCTTTCAtctacaaataacaatacattaattgtatCTGACAATAGTACCCACAAAGACGTTATTTCTAGAACAGAAAATATTTTCAGAGTGCAAATGCttgagtttttaaataaaaattgtctagACGGTATTTCAGGAGTACCTTTAACTAAACCATATCCATGCAATTGTAAGTGTTGCATGGTTGTGAATAGCTTACCAATAGAGCAATCGGCAGTATACAATCTATTTtttacatcaaataataatttaagtcatCCAAATTTACATTGTGATATGAATTCCTCAAATGTGCAAGTTACTGATTGTTCTATTTCCGCTAAAAATTACTCTAATGTAAACAGATCAAATACACTAATTAATACAGAGTGTcctaaaaatatttggattaaTGAGTTAACTtctttgattattaaaaatgagaATACATCTGAAAGATATACTGTGACTGACACGAATGCTTCAAAAAAATTGAACCCTatgcaaaatgttttaaataaagtcCATAAAGCTACCAAACATATTAAATCACATTTTTCGTTTtgtgataaatgtaaaaaatctaaatatagtCAGACTTATGGTTGTAAATGTTATAGCAAATCTTATAAGCATAAGTATgataaatactatttactaagataa